CCTGCATTGGTTACCAGTTTCTTTTAGgattaattttaagattttattatttgtttttaaatccttGCTTAAATCCTGAAATCCTCACGGAACTGATTCAGGAGCAGAAGGAGAGACTCTAACGATCTCAGTCACAGAATCTTTTAGTTGTTCCGAGGACGAATCTGAAAACATGAGGTGACCACGCCTTTGCGGCTGCCGAAATTTAATTCAATTTCTATTTTTAacgaaatttaatttaatttctatttttaacatatataagtaaatacaaaaatactgagactGATGTGTACAGATTGACTGACATgcatgaatattaaatatattcatttttagtatataaatgtaaaataaaatatataaataataataaaaaataaagtttgaaatCAACTTGCCCAATAAAcatatgtaataataaatattagtacACTAGAACTAAAGCATTTAAGCGCTCACGTTATTCAGCAGAAATAATCTAGAGGCCTTCCTTTGAATTATACTCACCTGCTGCCTCCGGGTCCTAGTGTTCTTCAAGGTGAGATCAAAACCAATGGAGCACTGCAGAATCTCAAGACCTCGCGCTCGTGCGGTAGTACCGGGGAGTCTCGGAAGctagatcaggttaacaagtATATATTCGTCACAATGCGCTTTCTTCGAAAAAAGTCGCAAAAGGGTTCGGAAAAGttgctaagttggcaacactgattcaATCTTCCGTCTCCAGGTGCCAGCCCGCCGCTGTCCAAAACGACGTTACGGCAATTTTGCACCGGCCGTGTGTAGGCtatcacaccaatgtacatattttgcgacagcaaatcaaagttattaattatgaaggttatattcaatataaactggtaggctattattatttttttcaaaactatctaaaaaataaTGCCTGTAGGAATacaatttaatgctttttaatgccatttaaggccttaagtttcgcaaaatccatttaatgacttttaatgctttttaatgcacCGCGAATTCCCTGTAATCAGTGTCCGGGAAACCGCCCCATAAGAAACAGTAGCCTAAATAATAGCCTATTGAAATGTTTACTTAAAAAGATAAGGAAAACTTCATTTATTTTAGAGTCCTGGGCCAGGGAAGTGAaaagagtgtttttttgtttgtttttttccaatgAATTTGTCCCATTAGTTATGCTTATGAATTCATGACCCTGTAGGACCTCATGTCATTTTTTTGGAGGACCTTGCCGTCCCTAGGGCAGACCACTTCTCTTGTATTTTGATAAGCAAAAATGATCAGCATAGAGGACTCTTGCGTCCAGCTCACACTTTATATGGTTTTCCAGTTTTGGTTGAACAACCTGAGGCTATAAAGGTTGCTGGCAGAGGTTCTActtaaaggcaggaacacaccaagccgacgccgacgaactagtggcgacaaaAGCATACTGTGGGGTTGGCTCAcatcggcagcgtctgggtccaaagttgacctgacacaccaaaccgacgctcgacagccgacggccaagGAGCACGTCAGTTCTgtgcctgcgtaagatgaaatgcctttccgtaccagcaggtggcagtagctgaacagccaatcagaatgatcagatggcccgacagaccgacgagctccgacgccaaTTCAACATGtggaatcggccgaaaaaaagccgacgaggaccaacttcatccgacggtgcggaacacactgagaaaacttagtcggccaacgaacaaaaactgcccgacggccgaccgtcggcttggtgtgttcctgccttaatgAGCTGACCtaaacaaaatcaatcaaatgGACACAAGAACCAAAACTGGGTTATTAGTATCCAAATATTAGTTCAAACTTTTCTTCAACAGTTTATCTCGAGGTAGAATAAGTGGATAATTAGATgcttctcattttcattcatagGAAATACACTACAAAGTTTTCTGGAAAGGAGTTGGGGAAAATAGGAAGCGACAGCGAGAGGTGTGACTGCATGTTAAATACGAGGAGCTGTGAGCTGAAGGCGTGAACTCTGAGCGAGCAGCGCGCGAGCATCACATTCACTGGGAATTACAAGGTAGGTTAAGCGATAAATGTAGTTTTTTGCTCATTTAGAAGCTATATTCACACTGTATATTATGCGAGCGAGTTACACGACAATATAACGCACACGTAAAAGCTTTAAGTGTTATAGACATCTACAGATGATAGTTTTGGCATCGCGCGCAGTATATATAATTAGTGTTCACGTGTTGTATAGCCTATCATCTGCTTAGCCAGACCTGTCATCAGATAAGAAACCGGAGAAGCAGAATTATGATTTTACATATCAGTTATGAAAAACTCAAGCGTTTGTTGGTAGCTATCGATAATATCCAATTTTCTGCTCCAAACCTTGCGACACATGCCGTTAAATGACTTTGACACATGTAATGCTGGATAAGCCCATTGTATGTTTAATATGCAATAAAAATGTCTCAGTGCAATAATTAACTGAATGAACACAATTAACTGAACGAACAATATATTATGTAcaaatgatcaatatattattagtacaatgcaaatattgcaatgtaatgtaaataagtaatgtaatattgtgtgttgtgctgcttataaTTACGCATTGTTATTATTGCTATTGTAATCCATTATAGGGGAGACCGGGGCTTGTTGTCACAGGCATTGTATCTGTGAATTCTGTCCTccaaactaaaattacaatagAATCATATTTTTGTAGCTGTTTAGCAAGTAAGTGAACAATAAAACCACATTAACATATATTCAGGCAAATGTCTACTATATAATGTTATCACAATCTTCTTGGGAGACACTGTCgcatatgttttaaatgtttaaaatgtatgttgtatttgcattaacttttaaaactttttcatAACTGTTTTACTGTTGCTGAAAAGCCtataatatgcattttagtGGCATGTTACACTGTGACAGCTTACCGCATATAATGTCACTACATGCTTTGTGGTGCAACAGCATGCCCCCTTTTGTAATGTCACAAAAGGTAACATGTTCAGTGAACTTTCTGGGTGATAATGGCAGAAATGTTCAATAGCTGTTTTGTAGTCAAGACTTTATGGTCTACTGTCTATAGTTTTTTTAGTCTATGTTATATTATACATGTTTCTGAAACAACTAAAAATTCTGTAACAGTACCTGATTGTAATCTGACATTGTAAGTCCTGTAAAACCACTgatatgaaaaacattttgatgTAATATGTGCACTGTGGTTTTCAGAAAATGAAGCTTCTTCAATTCATTTCCTGCTCTCAGCAAGAGATTACAGATATGCAATGATGAGAAAGAAACCCCTAATGCTTTAACTTCCAAAACATGTTATGATGATAATGAAAGAACACTTTTGATAGAATGCATATTTTCTCAACTCAGTGTGCGAGAGAAAATAGGCGTCACCACTTTTAATGCTGCTCTCCCACGTTTCCTGTTCTTTTAAACACATAAATGTTAAGTGTGTCATTTTAACCTATCTCTGACTGTTTTGGAGCtgttttggagctggttggagctacaCTCCTCCAGGAGTGTAGTCTAACACATGAgctctaaagaaacattttttaaaagtcttaGATGACACAGCATTCTAAAAACGTGGGGCTCAAGttaatttgaaagtgtaaatattTTGGTTCTGTGACACTATCAAAACATTGCCCGACCAATGTGAGTTTAGGGCGGTACTATTAGTTTGGCCAGTTTCAGGTGTTTGGGAAACCTGTCTGAAATATGGTGGAAAAATGACATGCTTCACCTTTAAAACAACACTTACTATAATAAACTATGAAGTCTTGAGTGTTGGATGAATATAATTGAACTATAACATCATAAACACTGAGGAGAATACCTCCTCCCCGATATCCAGATCAGTTGTCGGCCAGTATCGTTTTTTAGATGAACACTTTAAAGGATATTAGAAGGAATCAAATTTAATTGTATGCTGTCTTATCACTCTGTTTTGTTCTCAGATACGGTGAAGACTTCTACAGCCATGTCGAACGCTGAAAATTGCAGCCATCAGAATCAAACAGACAAATTCATTGACTCAGAGTTTCGTTACACTCTCTTTCCTATATTCTATGGCATAGTCTTTGTCTTGGGGTTGCTGGCCAACTGCTATGCTCTTTATGTTTTGCATATTATGCGGGAGTCTAAAGCTATGAATGAGATTCGAATCTACATGACCAACCTGACCGTTGCAGACCTGCTGTTCGTGTCCGCTCTACCTTTCTGGATTGACTACTACGTGAATCACGGTCACTGGATATTCTCGGATGCCCTCTGCCGTATCACAGGCACGTTTTTCTTCATTAACACATACTGCTCCATTCTCTTCCTTACTGTCATCAGCATTAACCGTTACTGGGCTGTTACCAGGCCACTGGTGGCTGCCTCTTCTGACTGCTGGAAACGTGGAGCAACTGTCTCAGCGTTCATCTGGGTCGTCACTCTTGTGGCATCGGTTAAATACCTCATTGATCCGGGAATCCATGATGATAagattgaaaacaaaaatatttctcGCTGTTTCGAGGGTTATCATTGCACGGAACGCTCTGTTAGAGAAGCAGTGGCCATCACCCACTTCATCATTATTGGCTTGTTCTTTCTTGTTTTCGCATTGGTGATTGTCTGCAACATCTTAATCGCTCGAGCTCTTCTGTCCCAACCTATCAGTCAGCCTCGAGCCAGCACGGGAAAGCGTCCTGGTGGCACCAAGCTTAGAGCTTTGAGGATGCTGTGTGGTGTCGTGGGTGTCTTTGTGATCTGTTTCCTGCCACATCATGTGGTGCAGGGTCCCTGGACTTTGTCTGTGCTGGGCCTGAAAAATGATTGGAGCATGGAGACTCGCCAAAGCTTAAACGATGCTCACCAGATCACCCTCATGCTTATGGGGATCAACTGCCTCCTGGACCCGCTGGTGTATTGCTTCGCCACCACAAATTTCCGCAAGTACATCCAGGGTCATTTCACAAGGGTCAAGAATAACAAACACTGCTCGCGCAACACATTAAGCACGGCTGTGTCACTGAAGAGCAGACATCAGAGTGAATTATGAATGCTGTCGAAGAGCAGAACACATATAACACAGTAACACACTGATAAATATATGGTGTTCATTTTAATCAGTTAGAGcaggggtctcaaactcaaattggCTGGGGGCCGTTGCTATGATAGgagggccattttaacattcaagcacaagaaagcgcaaaatttctgaaaaaaattactttcctttgcattatttcttatttacttcaaatttcattactaaaatattttgccatacttaaaaaatataaacagcaGTGTCAATCATTGTTACATACagtattagtttttaacagttagtgcaaatattttcccttactttattttagcttaaataacatcaaaatcttGCACTGAACAACACTGTACTGAACAAATGCAATCCCTGAATACATTTGTATACTCTTCTATTTCTTGCCAGAGACCTGGCAGCGCTTCTGCTCACAGCTGAGCCACATTTGTCCAAGATGCCGTTTGAGCATCGGTAACGTTTAtcggtacactgtaaaaaatgaatgtgattttaacggtaaaaatattgtaaaaacgcattacagttttacagaaaaactgtaaaagctcttacctCTTACCAGGCTTTTACCGCCTGCATTATTATGGAGGTTGTCAGTGTATGTTAAAGGTACagaacagattttagtagtagtgtgcattgttgaatttactggtttacattcaaatgttcttgtttgtaaattacagttttatactttaaaatttacagtttgttttgtaaatgtgtctacagtttttctgtaatttttacaaaattattctggcaaccacagctgccaaaattattttgtaaaaactaagGAATATTTTTTACACTGTAGCATCGGACACGCTTCGGTGGTTTAAATCGGCGCTCGCGACTTGCGCGAGtgcttttactgtaatttaggCAAGCGAGCTCATAATAGAAGTGACGCGGTCGCGACGCGCATGCGGTGCGGCGCGCCTATGCCGCGGCTagatgaaaacatctcaacttttcagaatgaaaatggaaaaaaatgaaaattctgcttttgtcatttcgaacctgtatgactttcttctgtggaacacaaaattagattgtttaaaaatgtttcaatgtTTTTACAACGAAAAGAAAGTCAGTGGTATCCAAAGAAAGTAATGGAGCTGGGTAAATAattaacagaattttaatttttgtgcatACTATCCCTGTAATGCAACCAAAGGATTGATATTTGAAATAAGATGTTCATCTCTCAATTGCTGCCACTTTCAGGCAACTCCTTCAAACTATAGATTATTTCAAGCATGATTATTCAACACGTActtataaatgctttatatactgaaacattaagcatttataatgtGATTCCTATATTGTCATATTGTCTCTTAAAGAGATAAtccaccccaaaatgaaagATTTGTCACCAATTACTTACC
This window of the Ctenopharyngodon idella isolate HZGC_01 chromosome 17, HZGC01, whole genome shotgun sequence genome carries:
- the LOC127498679 gene encoding platelet-activating factor receptor-like; the encoded protein is MSNAENCSHQNQTDKFIDSEFRYTLFPIFYGIVFVLGLLANCYALYVLHIMRESKAMNEIRIYMTNLTVADLLFVSALPFWIDYYVNHGHWIFSDALCRITGTFFFINTYCSILFLTVISINRYWAVTRPLVAASSDCWKRGATVSAFIWVVTLVASVKYLIDPGIHDDKIENKNISRCFEGYHCTERSVREAVAITHFIIIGLFFLVFALVIVCNILIARALLSQPISQPRASTGKRPGGTKLRALRMLCGVVGVFVICFLPHHVVQGPWTLSVLGLKNDWSMETRQSLNDAHQITLMLMGINCLLDPLVYCFATTNFRKYIQGHFTRVKNNKHCSRNTLSTAVSLKSRHQSEL